In Dickeya dadantii NCPPB 898, one DNA window encodes the following:
- a CDS encoding anti-sigma factor family protein, which yields MRSTSFIPPYSDEAIVAWLDGEMNDTDAQRFEQELRSDDQLAVRIATLQKSDLAFKEAFEPLLDDAPQARMQHRLEQLLTTTPSAGETSPRTGVSRRSLIAASLSFLVMGSGLGYLARPASAVRSESEKIRDLEARYMSLYSAETLLDMDSASPVLARGLARTAQDIGLHLSEQQLTIQGAELKMVRMLRYDSTSIAQIAWMHADYGPMALCISPDRQQSATSINHEQRHGMHLAWWYAGGYQFVLIGRNPVSQLSDSALRLQTSLT from the coding sequence ATGAGATCAACGAGTTTTATTCCCCCTTACAGCGACGAAGCCATCGTTGCCTGGCTTGACGGTGAGATGAATGACACCGATGCACAGCGGTTCGAACAAGAGCTCAGAAGCGACGATCAACTTGCCGTGCGCATCGCTACGCTGCAGAAAAGCGATCTGGCGTTTAAAGAAGCCTTCGAGCCGTTGCTCGATGACGCGCCCCAGGCCCGCATGCAGCATCGGCTTGAGCAACTGCTAACAACGACGCCCTCGGCGGGAGAAACCTCACCGCGCACCGGGGTTAGCCGCCGTTCGCTGATTGCCGCCTCGCTCAGTTTTCTGGTGATGGGTTCAGGGCTGGGGTATCTGGCGCGCCCGGCCTCGGCGGTGCGTAGCGAGAGCGAGAAAATTCGCGATCTTGAGGCCCGCTACATGTCGCTATACAGCGCGGAAACGCTGCTCGATATGGACAGCGCATCGCCCGTGCTGGCTCGCGGACTGGCGCGTACCGCGCAGGACATTGGGCTACATCTGAGCGAACAGCAGCTTACTATTCAAGGCGCGGAGCTGAAAATGGTACGTATGCTGCGCTACGACAGCACCTCAATCGCACAGATTGCCTGGATGCATGCCGATTACGGGCCGATGGCGTTGTGCATTTCCCCTGATCGTCAACAAAGCGCAACCTCGATCAACCATGAACAGCGACATGGAATGCATCTGGCCTGGTGGTATGCCGGGGGCTATCAGTTCGTATTGATCGGCCGCAATCCCGTCTCGCAGCTTAGCGATAGCGCGCTCAGGTTGCAGACCTCACTGACCTAA
- a CDS encoding YceI family protein, whose protein sequence is MMRIIPAVAVGLLISSTLHATPLNYTISTNKTAIALSWRAFGDTSQAHLDGVTGDVTLDSAKETDDRIEVKIPVATLEASNSLLTYQLKSGMFFDAKHYPWIVFTSNRVVAQGHGHFRVFGSLSVKNIQRPVVLETTLEEYTGASPTGGTLFLHATTAISRSAFDMDRFMALVDDRVAINIDIQAQVRRAL, encoded by the coding sequence ATGATGCGCATCATTCCCGCAGTGGCCGTTGGGCTGCTGATAAGTTCAACGCTACACGCCACTCCCCTCAACTACACTATTTCAACGAATAAGACCGCCATTGCGTTGTCATGGCGCGCATTTGGCGATACCTCACAGGCGCATCTGGATGGCGTAACGGGGGACGTCACACTGGATTCCGCGAAGGAAACCGATGATCGCATTGAAGTGAAAATCCCCGTTGCTACGCTTGAAGCGTCCAACTCCCTGCTGACCTACCAGTTGAAAAGCGGTATGTTTTTTGACGCAAAACACTATCCCTGGATTGTTTTCACCAGCAATAGGGTTGTGGCGCAAGGGCATGGCCACTTTCGGGTGTTTGGTTCGCTGTCGGTAAAAAACATTCAGCGACCCGTCGTTCTGGAAACCACGCTGGAGGAATATACGGGCGCATCGCCGACCGGGGGGACGTTGTTTCTTCATGCGACAACCGCTATTTCACGTTCGGCCTTTGATATGGATCGGTTTATGGCGCTGGTGGATGACCGGGTCGCGATTAACATTGATATTCAGGCGCAGGTCCGGCGCGCATTATGA